The proteins below are encoded in one region of Aquisphaera giovannonii:
- a CDS encoding PDDEXK nuclease domain-containing protein, with the protein MARKKATRTGATEPKRAPARPAKRPATRREPAAEAGPSTASYAALLDDLKARIRTAQVKAALAVNRELIGLYWDIGRTIVERQKSEGWGKAVVDRLAADLQKEFPGESGFSGSNLWRMRSFYLAYTEEVVNLARAVRDLSGSTLQQAVGELDGRILPQAVAAIPWGHNIALIEKLKDPSERLWYARQTTEQGWSRAVLVHQIETDLYRRQGRALTNFDRTLPAADSDLAQQVLKDPYCVSFLSLAAGARERELEQGLVARIRDFLMELGVGFAFVGQQVHLEISGRDYYVDLLFYHLRLRCFVVVELKVEPFEPEFAGKMSFYLAAVDARMRHADDRPSIGLILCKEHDRVIVEYALHDTTRPIGVARWQTSRSLPDDLKADLPSPTELAARLDATIPPASPGMPPETGESRLRSGGLPDDP; encoded by the coding sequence ATGGCTCGGAAGAAGGCGACCAGGACCGGCGCCACGGAGCCGAAGCGGGCGCCGGCCCGTCCGGCGAAACGCCCCGCGACCCGCCGCGAACCGGCCGCCGAAGCCGGCCCGTCGACGGCCTCGTACGCGGCGCTGCTGGATGACCTGAAGGCCCGCATCCGGACCGCCCAGGTGAAGGCGGCCCTGGCCGTCAATCGGGAGTTGATCGGCCTCTACTGGGACATTGGTCGGACTATCGTGGAACGGCAGAAGTCCGAGGGCTGGGGCAAGGCCGTCGTCGATCGCCTGGCGGCAGACCTCCAGAAGGAGTTCCCCGGCGAATCGGGGTTCTCCGGCAGCAACCTCTGGCGCATGCGGTCGTTCTATCTGGCCTACACGGAAGAGGTTGTAAATCTCGCACGGGCTGTGCGAGATTTGAGCGGTTCGACTCTCCAACAGGCTGTTGGGGAGCTTGATGGGCGAATTCTGCCGCAAGCTGTGGCAGCAATCCCCTGGGGCCATAACATCGCCCTCATCGAGAAGCTGAAGGACCCGTCCGAGCGTCTCTGGTACGCCCGGCAGACGACCGAGCAGGGCTGGAGCCGGGCGGTGCTGGTGCACCAGATCGAGACGGATTTGTACCGGCGGCAGGGGCGGGCGCTGACGAACTTCGACCGCACGCTCCCCGCGGCGGACTCGGACCTGGCGCAGCAGGTCCTGAAGGACCCGTACTGCGTGAGCTTCCTGTCCCTGGCGGCCGGCGCCCGCGAGCGCGAGCTGGAGCAGGGCTTGGTCGCCCGGATCCGCGACTTCCTGATGGAGCTGGGCGTCGGCTTCGCCTTCGTCGGCCAGCAGGTCCACCTGGAGATCAGCGGCCGGGACTATTACGTGGACCTGCTCTTCTACCACCTCCGCCTGCGCTGCTTCGTCGTGGTCGAGCTGAAGGTCGAGCCCTTCGAGCCCGAGTTCGCCGGCAAGATGAGCTTCTACCTCGCCGCCGTGGACGCCCGGATGCGGCACGCCGACGACCGCCCCTCGATTGGCCTGATCCTCTGCAAGGAGCACGACCGCGTCATTGTCGAATACGCCCTCCACGACACCACCCGCCCCATCGGCGTCGCCCGCTGGCAGACCAGCCGGTCCCTCCCCGACGACCTCAAGGCCGACCTCCCCAGCCCGACCGAATTGGCCGCCCGGCTGGACGCGACGATCCCTCCCGCGTCCCCCGGTATGCCTCCCGAAACTGGGGAATCCAGGCTGCGGTCGGGAGGCTTGCCGGACGATCCTTGA